In Vitis vinifera cultivar Pinot Noir 40024 chromosome 4, ASM3070453v1, the genomic window TACAGAGGAAAATTCAGTTTGTAGCGGAAGAGAAGGGGATGTTGGAGCCAATTGTATGGTTGATGCATTGAACCAACAGCAGTCAGAGAAACAGAATATAGATTTTGAGGGGGAGACTCGGGGGCTTTTGCCTTCTGCCCAAGAGTTTGAATGTAATGAAGGGCAGGCTTGTGTAGAAGGATGCAAGAATCTTGGTATGGATAAGAAAACAAGGAGTTGGTGGAAACGCTTCATAAGCAAGAGGAAAGGAAGAGATGCTGCCTCTGCATCTCAGGTTTCAAAGCAAACTTCTGAAACACccaagataaatcaaatgaaGGTGAGGCAAAACAAGAAGAGGTGCATGGAATTCACTGCACTCTGTATTGGACAAGAGATTCAAGCTCACAAGGGCTTCATCTGGACGATGAAGTTTAGTCCAGATGGCCAGTATCTGGCCAGTGGTGGTGAAGATGGCGTGGTTCGCATATGGTGTGTTACATCAACAGATGCCTCTTGCAAATATCTTACCACCGAAGGTAATTTTGGTTGTGAAGTTAAAGACGGCAAGTCCAGTTTTGGGAGGAAAAAGCCAAGTTATGCTCCAGTTGTTATCCCTGATAAGATTTTTCAGATTGAGGAGTCGCCACTGCAAGAGTTCCATGGCCATGCCAGTGATGTCTTGGATCTGGCTTGGTCCAAATCTAATGTGAGTTAATCCAGCTGAAACTTTACAATTTTGTGTTACAGAATTATCTTTGtatttaaaccttttttttggGTCCATGTTGAATCTAATGCTAAACTTACTTTTGGTTGCAGTCTCTCCTTTCCTCTTCCATGGATAAAACTGTTCGGTTATGGCAAGTGGGGCATGACGAATGTCTTAATGTTTTCAGACACAATAACTATGGTAAGTATAATAAGATTCAAATGTTACATCTTCCTATTTCAGTATTTTTCgtacttgtttttgttttcatgacTATTTGAAATGGTTCCTTATGTGAAGACTGGAATATAATTTGGTTTCCTTTTTGGATGTAACCAGTGACATGCATTCAGTTCAATCCTGTTGATGACAATTATTTCATAAGCGGTTCCATAGATGGAAAAGTTCGAATTTGGGGAGTGTCAGAGAGGCGAGTTGTTGATTGGGCTGATGTTCGAGATGTGATAACGGCTATATGTTACCAGCCAGATGGAAAAGTATAATTCTGAGTTAGTGATCTCACCATGAATTGCATTGCTGTTATTTTTGTTGGCATGGTGCTTATATTTTGTATTCTTATATGCAAACAGGGCTTCATAGTTGGTTCTGTAACTGGCACTTGCTGCTTTTACAATGCATCAGGTATGTGCAGAGTCATTAATTTATATCAAAGGTCAATAGTTCTTTTTCCCCTATAGCACCCTAAATTTGTTTATGGTGTTACAGGCAACCATCTTCAGCTGGATGCAAAGGTAAACTTCCATGGTAGAAAGAAAACCTCTGGCAACAAGATTACTGGCATACAGGTTTTGCACATGAAGCCCTTATTATTGTAAATATTATGCTCGCTTAATTTCAGTAATATATTGACATAAGAGTGTCTTCCTATCCTTGCAGTTTTCACAGGAAGAATCTCAAAAAGTTATGATAACTTCTGAAGATTCCAAGCTTCGGATTCTTGATGGGATTGATGTTGTCTACAAATACAAAGGTATGCATCCTTTCTCCTTAGTGGAGTTCtgttttgtttccttttcaGTCATGTCATATTTCGGTACTTTTAACTCTAGGAATGTTCCATAAATGCAAGTCAGCGAATATCATAATATTAAGATCAGATCTCAGGACTGTTTGCTTTGCAACATTGCAAGTCATTTCCTGGTTTCCGATTTTCTGGATTTCAATGGACCTTCTGACTAGTTATTTTCAACCACTCTTTAGAGACCATTTAGGCATATGTAGTCAGCTGGCTATGAAACAAAAACTGCAATGTACATAAATATGACTCATATTTTGGGTTCTTAGTTCTTTCCTTTTGACTTTAGGTGGGCACGAAATCTCTAACATGGTCATAAGTATGCGTTTACCTTCATAAATGCCTTGAAACATGGTTAGAAGTATTGACTTTGCAGCTCGGTTATCTCATAACTGAATAAAACATTATTCAGTTTGTCTCATGTGCATGTATACTAGAATTTCTCACAGTAATCATGAAACGATCCACCCTATTTAGTAATTTACTCTTATACATTGCATCTGAATACCTTGAAAATATCACTGAGCTTCAAGTAATATTGCTTTTCTGTAAGCCTTTACAGCTGTAATCAATGGATGAACATCGTCAGCATTTACCTTTATGCATGATCTCTTATTCTTGGTTATCAATGCCGTAGttctcatttttataatatgCATATTACGCATACAGTGTATCTGAGCTCATTTGATTAAATAACAAGGTTTTGACAAACTTGCATTGCTTTAACCTATGCTTAGAAGGTTGAGTTCTAATAACACTTAGCTTTATACACGCGTTTTTCTTCATTCTTGGCTATCAATTAAATATTTGGTGAACATGCTGAAATATTTGTTAATATTTGATTGTTTATTGAATATCACAGGGCTTCGAAAGTCAGGAAGTCAGATGTCAGCTTCATTTACTTCAACTGGGAGACATATAGTCTCAGTTGGGGAGGACTCTCGTGTGTATGTGTGGAACTATGATGGCTTTTGTTCCCAGTCATCTAAACAAATGAAATCTGTCCAGTCCTGTGAGCATTTCTTCTTTGAAGGTGTCTCTGTTGCAATACCTTGGTCAGACACTGGAGCGGAGAAGAAGGGCTTAGGTAGTGACAGTCTCCGGCAAAGTCCGCCGACACAGGACCACCTAGAGGCTACTTCCTGGATCAGAGATTCCGAACGGTTTTCTCTTGGTAATTGGTTCTCCATGGATGGCTCATGTAGAGGTGGAGCAACATGGCCTGAGGAGAAACTTCCCCTATGGGGTGCACCAGAACATGATCATCACCATCATGACCAtcagcagcagcaacaacacAACGATGTCCAGAACCATAATCACCTAGCTCTTTCTGAGGCGTGGGGCTTAGTGATTGCTACAGCAGGTTGGGATGGAACAATCAGGACATTCCACAACTACGGATTGCCAGTCAGGCTTTAGATTTGCATGGATCACATGGTGACTCAGAATCAGGGGACGTATAAAGTTGACAATGTGATATGCATGCAATTGCGAGCATTGTCATTTGTCGATGAAGGTCATATGCTAGGAAGCTATGAAGTTTAGCAGATGTAAATGTGTCCATGGTGTCTAGTTCTTGATATCAGCCTGTATCTTCCTGTCCCAAGCATATTCAAATTTGGGCAAAAGATAATCTAGTCTTTGCCCTCCTTTTTTAGTTTCTCGTTCATTTAAGTCATCAGGCTCGAGCAGCCCAGATAGTGGATGCTGGCcatgatattttcatttttctgtgAGTAATACCTAATTTTTGACAAACAGAAAGGAGAAATACAGAAGGTGATTCAAAGAAATGGCATTGAATTCTTGTGCTACTCTCTGCTTCCATTGCCTGCTCGTCTTATACTCGGTTGTTGCTTGAATAAGTAATTTATTTGACAGCTTTGTACTTTGTTTTTTGAGATGGTCGTTTTACCAAATCCTTTGCATGTCACAAGCTGCAAGCAAGACTGCAAGAGAGAGTGTTAAACTTTTTTACTCCTAATCTCCTTGTAACTGCTGATCGCCCTTGAACAGACTATAGTTTTGATTTCCTATCTTTTCAttacttattttcattatttgtagttagatgatatttttttttttttttacttttttatattattttattttttttacttttatttttgtaaaattttcaagatttagataaggaaataaaatatgtattttcatatgatgaatgaataaaaatatagcaaacgataataaaatattcttcctataaaaatataaaaatgacaacttttgaaataaataagtcaaattctaaggtatttggtaaaacttaatactcattatttaatgatttaagttgactttaagttaaattatatttgttaaCTAAAAACTTAttctttaattcttattttaagtattaaaattatttgataaaattaacttaaaatttattataaatataaaattaatatatttatcctcacaaattataattagggtaaaggagatcaaaataacaataaaggTTATGAAGTTAGTAAAAAATACCAGAAGGTAACTAgagtaaattataataataaaaaaaagtaacataGAGAtgttgacttaaaaataaattaattatttttatttattacttaaaattattttttattttaagtcataccattaaattgttttatcaaatatacttacaGTGCGTTTGAGAGTCATTTTAGAAAAcggttttaatatttttaacacttaaataataatttttttaaagtattataaatattaaaagtgtttcatCAAATCACTATCACACGGATTCTTAACTTACTCAATGACTTATAAACTACCAAACACCTACTaaacttatattattatatttagtgGTTTCCATATaagaaagaatttattataatattgaatGTATTTAAATTACTAATTATTTCCCAATTGGCTCTCAAGTAAATTAGTTGTGCTTACTCTATTCCTACTCAATTGAGGTTTCCGATTGGAATGaatatatttacataattgTGATCATATCCTAATTCCTTTTAAGTTAGAATTAATATACCAATCCGAAATAggattcaaaattcaaaattcaaaattggaaGTTTCCTTATAGGGGAGGCTGCTCCTTCCTCTATTTGAGAGTGGGGAATGCGGCGTGACTCTTCGTACACCGCTTTCCGATTCTCAAAAAAGCTTCCGTGGTATGAATTCTCAGTCCCTTCGCTCCTACCTTTTTCTCATTCTTCTCGTGATCTGCTTTCTCCTTTTGTTGAAAAGCTTTCTCTTTTCCAGTTATGATTCATCTCTgctatttttctctctctctttttccttgGGATTTCTTTGCATTGATCATAAAGATATTGTTGTGTAAAGTTCCCTACACCCTTGGGACTGGGTTTTTGGGCTCTTGAAAACTGCGGATTGAATCTTTGCTTCAGAGGATTTCTAGGAATACTTGGGAAAATTCGTgggtttttttttgggatttagggaaaaaaaataaaatcatgatttaGATCTTTTCAACCAAGTCTGAAGTCCGATCCCAGAGGAAGCAAGACATATCATGATTTTTTGAAGCATCCATGATTCTTGAAAAGCGTTAGATTACTATAATTTAGATACAATGAAACCTCCTTTCCATAAATTTCTCTgttctgttttatttttccttttttatataaaagaataaaaataaaaatctttaatttatctttttaaactTCTTGTTGAAGTGAACCCTGAGTTTGTTTATTATAGGGTTAAAGTGTTATgtgaaaatccaatttttgaaatttaactttgtccttttttatcttattatgataaaaatatttttattattttcttaattaaaaggtatttgaaaacccaatttttgaaatttaaatttctaattctttttttatcccattttgataaaaatatccttgttattttcttaattaaaagataaatcatgatttttttgaagcatctcatgaTTCTTGAAAAGCATTAGATTACTATAATTTAGATACATAAATTTCtttgttctcttttatttttcctttataaaagaaaataaataaaaatctttgatttatctttttaaacTTCTTGAAGCGAACCAACGTTTGGTTATTACAAGGTttgaagtcttttttttttttttctcattttaacaaaaacactcttattattttcttgattaaaaagtatctaaaaattcaatttttgaaatttaactctatcatttttttgtctcattttgacaaaaatacccttgttatatatatatatatatatatataaatatttgaaatgataaaagacattttacttttcaaataagttacttttcaaataataacATTGGAAatattagattcataatttGGGGATTATCTtatcccttttaaccaaatacTTATATAATTATGATACATTGAAATCTCTTTCCCATAAATTTATCTATTTTGTTGTCTTTTCCTATTTATATATGTAACATTTGATTTgttttcaagtaattttttttttatctttttcgtcttttatatatatataaatttatatatatatatatatatatatatatatatatatatatatatatatatatatatatatataaaattcttaaataatttgatataaaaaaaatataaaatctctTCCATATTTAAGGTTATTTGAAAAGTTTTCcaaaacttatattttaatatatatattttatttctttattaatatttatacttaaagtatttagaattttataatcacaaaaatattaaagaatataaattaaaatatatcatatattaaatatataaacatattgTCCATATACTACTATATTTTTAAGTAATGTTATGCATATaacttttttaattcttttctttttttcaagttgaaattaattttcaattaaaatattttgtttaacaAATGAATACTATTATACCTTGTCATGTGTCTAAACTTACATTTCATTGTTTTGGATATTAGTTTCATTCTTTTCtacttggttttatttgtttgtatcatatattttggttattttttttaataccatgtctcatatatttgtattttcatcctactacttataaaaaaaaaaatattacaaatccGATAGATACTGAATTGGTACcttacacttttaatgtaaTTTGGTTGGATAGGTGGAATTTATGTTGTAGCACTAGGAATTGGTGACATTAGTTTAAGATAAAACAAGGGttgttaaatttatattaagaaattaatCGCAACttgttaaattattaaaaataactttcttaATTGTTGTTGTAGATGGTTGTTTGTCAAACTTGTGGTGATGAAGGCAAATTGAAACTTCTTGCTTATTGTTCCCAATGCCAAGTATCTGCTAACCACTGGTATGCTTTGAACTAGATTGAtgaattgttttattatattgattcattaacacattttttatattcaaaatagttttatgtaTTGTAATTAGGAGGtatatgaaaattgagttattattattattatcatcatcgtCGTCGTCATTGTTGTATGCTTTGGTTAGGCCAACAACTCTACCATAGGCTACTTCTAGCTTCTATAGTGGCCCTTTCACTTTGGTGTCGTTGTAGTTTATATTGATATTGAATAAACATATCAAACAAAGGCAATTAATATAAGCCTTTTTCCGTTCTAGGAAGAGCAACAAACTCTAGAAACTAGGGGTAGAATTATTGATACAAGTTTTTTCCACATGAAAAGGGAATTTTTTCTTGCAATAGAAGCAGAAGCGGATTATTGGAGAATCAAAGTGAATTTGCTTTATAAAAGAAAGATATTAATGAACTTCTATGAAATAGTTTTGTGGGATTCGACTAATTGTCTTGATTATGGGATTTCaagtattttttctttctatcttGAACCATGTGTCTTTCTCCTGAGACTAAGAGCGGTAAATGAAAAAGTCAAATCACATGTAGTACTCATACATGAAATTATGGTCAAATGTTACTCTATCAATCCCCATCTACTTCAAAGATCCCTCTTGAAACATTTTTGAAATACAAAAGTTCAATATCTTCCTTTTAATATATGAATTAGTCAAGATTCTTTTGTACAAAATAATAAGTAGCATAAATTCTTTTTGTTTAGAGAGAATCTAAGGTGAGGTGAAAGGGAGAAGGTTTTATTCATATAAGAgcaatatatatttaataaggCTTCATTCAAGAAGTATCATTTTCCTAGCTTTCATATTAAGGCCTCATTTGAGAAGTACTATTTTCCTAACTTTCATTTTAAGACCTTGCTTgagataacaataataataataatgcctCGTTCAAGAAGTGTTGTTTTCCTAGCTTTCGTATTAAGGCCTCTAATAATAATACCTCGCTCGGGATGCCTTGTTCGAGAAATACCATTTTGCTAGCTTTCACATATAAGGCCTCGTTTGAGATAATTTCTTGTTTTGAcattatttatatcattttcttagCTTTCATATTTAGGCTTCGTTTAAGACAACTTCTTGTTTTGACATTATTTTGAAGCTAAAGCCTAAGTCATGATTTTTAAAGGACAATATTggtattataaaagttttaataagcataaaaaaatttcttacatAATTCAAAGTAGAGCTTCTACAAGAAGCAATATTTACTGGTTATATATTAaacttattgaaaaaaatttagcCAAATAGGCATATAAACTCTTATTGAGCTTAAACATAACTTTTAGTTCCTCAAAAGTTGATCTAAATAAGGCTTAAGCTTTTATTGAAGCCATAAgaccttttaataaaattagttagaTCTGCACACAAGTtcttatttagttaaaaatatatatatatatagattaggACTTCTTAGGAAGTAATTTTTGAACAAAGCCTTAATACTTTGACTTTCTATATTACATGGCCAACTCATGCTTTCAATGTTTAAACCTTAAATGGTCCATTTCCATATTCTATAGCTTATACTATATTTCAACATGCTAATTTAGTTATACTTAATGTTTTCATTACTCAGGTATTGTTTAGAAAAGATGCCAAAAACTCGAGAGGAAAAAGTCACTTGGATATGTGAAGAATGTTCTAAGGTTAGTCCAAACATATGCAGAAAAAGTGAACGCATACGTTTAAGAGTGGAACAAGCTACTAAAGCTAAAATAGATAAGAAAAAGCGAAAGGGCATGAAGTTCATTGCAACTAAGGCACAAGTTCTTTTGGATGAAAATAAAGCCAATCAACTAAGGAGTGATCTTTCTCTCCCAAATAAGGAGATTGGGAATCACAACTATTTCAATGAAACTCATGGGAATCAAGGGCatataagaagaagaagattagTCCTCCAAGAAGATGAGAATGGTTTTGATGAGGAGTCCAAATCAGTTAAAGCTTCTCAATTAGGTTTCAATGATCATGATAATAAGTTGATTATTGATGATtcttatttcttaaataatgAGATGgggaatcattatttttttaatggtattCCTAAGAAAGAGtttagaaaaccaaaaaataggTTGACCGTCCAAGATAAGGGTCATCCTGACAAAGGTGTCTATGACGGCATGTTGAATATCACATACACTCTACCATTCATGGAATCACATAACAACATCTTTGCACAACCAACAATTC contains:
- the LOC100247276 gene encoding WD repeat-containing protein YMR102C, which encodes MLRSDEGEDDVFFDSMDHLSCEESVRAKEELGCGKLDYEIWRNEPRSVRERRESFLRGMGFVEFVPEHDKPFGDPPEMVELGRITECSGAVSSSSVSSINCTEENSVCSGREGDVGANCMVDALNQQQSEKQNIDFEGETRGLLPSAQEFECNEGQACVEGCKNLGMDKKTRSWWKRFISKRKGRDAASASQVSKQTSETPKINQMKVRQNKKRCMEFTALCIGQEIQAHKGFIWTMKFSPDGQYLASGGEDGVVRIWCVTSTDASCKYLTTEGNFGCEVKDGKSSFGRKKPSYAPVVIPDKIFQIEESPLQEFHGHASDVLDLAWSKSNSLLSSSMDKTVRLWQVGHDECLNVFRHNNYVTCIQFNPVDDNYFISGSIDGKVRIWGVSERRVVDWADVRDVITAICYQPDGKGFIVGSVTGTCCFYNASGNHLQLDAKVNFHGRKKTSGNKITGIQFSQEESQKVMITSEDSKLRILDGIDVVYKYKGLRKSGSQMSASFTSTGRHIVSVGEDSRVYVWNYDGFCSQSSKQMKSVQSCEHFFFEGVSVAIPWSDTGAEKKGLGSDSLRQSPPTQDHLEATSWIRDSERFSLGNWFSMDGSCRGGATWPEEKLPLWGAPEHDHHHHDHQQQQQHNDVQNHNHLALSEAWGLVIATAGWDGTIRTFHNYGLPVRL
- the LOC104879183 gene encoding uncharacterized protein LOC104879183 → MVVCQTCGDEGKLKLLAYCSQCQVSANHWYCLEKMPKTREEKVTWICEECSKVSPNICRKSERIRLRVEQATKAKIDKKKRKGMKFIATKAQVLLDENKANQLRSDLSLPNKEIGNHNYFNETHGNQGHIRRRRLVLQEDENGFDEESKSVKASQLGFNDHDNKLIIDDSYFLNNEMGNHYFFNGIPKKEFRKPKNRLTVQDKGHPDKGVYDGMLNITYTLPFMESHNNIFAQPTIHPIWRGCFSIKNEKHEIIIRLVAHLSSKACPNVFYVASTLQPTINVQILPKFDTWPSSFQMSPPTDGDIGLYFFPQHERDEKVFDMLLDEIINLKLALKAMISNTELLVFSSQELPQQHWRFLRK